In Phycisphaeraceae bacterium, a single genomic region encodes these proteins:
- a CDS encoding penicillin-binding protein 2 yields the protein MDDSQNSTLPHRRWPNHDSPTIRPEDGARRVLIVGYVIIGLVTAGLLGVLGRVVQLQTQPDTNIAALKDTQTSTVPILARRASLTDRRGRVLTSSRIKQRLYVDPFEIEDPGTFSERVASQLGYDPAWIEQTVNQRLDRRYVVLDRYMSDDRADKMAGFKLRGLGVEPHVIRDYPQGKLGGALLGYVNADGVGIEGLEKLFDKELRGKPGSITYLRDARRTPIYIDQRDYKQPADGKSVRLSLDLMIQSYAETELTKACQDFGAASGEMVVMDPRTGEILAMANYPSVDLNEFGKTKPENRRNRCVTDTYEPGSTFKPFIWAGALEAGVFSPSEIYDCTTSGAYRFASGRNLHDAHPVGTVTAEKVLIMSSNIGMGKIGTELGNAATRQAMKRFGFGDPTGARLPGEVSGRVWPLSRWSKYSITSVSMGQEVSVTALQMARAFSVFANGGLLPTPTIRAIDPTDSAHPPIMERVLKPATAARTREVLRRVVTEGTGKKANSDLYPIFGKTGTAQIAGPRGGYIPDAYNASFVCGAPVDHPRVVVLCVIHHPDRRKGHFGGTVAAPAAKRVVEQSLIYLGVPPVPAQDVEHTTQLAAWD from the coding sequence ATGGATGATTCGCAGAATTCCACGCTCCCCCACCGCCGCTGGCCTAATCACGACAGCCCCACGATCCGTCCCGAAGACGGCGCGCGCCGCGTCCTGATCGTCGGCTACGTCATCATCGGACTCGTCACGGCGGGACTGCTCGGCGTGCTCGGACGTGTCGTGCAACTCCAGACACAGCCGGATACGAACATCGCGGCACTCAAGGACACGCAGACCAGCACCGTGCCCATCCTGGCGCGGCGCGCCAGCCTCACCGACCGGCGCGGTCGGGTGCTCACCTCCAGCCGGATCAAGCAGCGACTCTACGTGGACCCGTTTGAAATCGAAGACCCCGGCACCTTTTCCGAGCGCGTCGCCTCGCAGCTTGGCTACGATCCCGCATGGATCGAGCAGACCGTCAATCAACGGCTCGACCGTCGCTACGTCGTCCTCGATCGTTACATGAGCGATGACCGCGCCGACAAGATGGCGGGCTTCAAACTCCGCGGGCTGGGCGTCGAGCCGCACGTTATCCGTGATTATCCGCAGGGAAAGCTCGGCGGCGCGCTGCTGGGATATGTCAACGCTGACGGCGTGGGCATCGAAGGCCTCGAAAAACTTTTCGACAAGGAACTCCGAGGCAAACCCGGCAGCATCACCTATCTGCGGGACGCTCGGCGGACGCCGATCTACATCGACCAGCGCGACTACAAGCAGCCGGCGGACGGAAAATCGGTTCGGCTCAGCCTCGACCTGATGATCCAGTCATACGCGGAGACAGAACTGACCAAAGCCTGCCAGGATTTCGGCGCCGCATCAGGTGAGATGGTGGTGATGGATCCGCGCACCGGCGAGATTCTCGCGATGGCGAACTATCCGTCGGTGGATCTGAATGAGTTTGGAAAGACCAAGCCGGAAAACCGCCGCAACCGCTGCGTGACGGACACCTACGAACCCGGCTCGACGTTCAAGCCGTTCATCTGGGCCGGCGCTCTGGAGGCGGGAGTGTTTTCACCCTCCGAGATTTATGACTGCACGACTTCCGGCGCGTATCGCTTTGCCAGCGGTCGTAACCTGCACGACGCGCACCCGGTGGGCACAGTGACCGCGGAGAAGGTGCTGATCATGTCGAGCAACATCGGCATGGGAAAAATCGGCACCGAACTGGGTAACGCAGCGACGCGCCAGGCGATGAAGCGTTTCGGGTTTGGTGATCCGACCGGGGCGAGACTGCCCGGCGAGGTTTCCGGCCGCGTCTGGCCCTTGAGCCGCTGGAGCAAATACTCGATCACTTCGGTCTCGATGGGTCAGGAAGTGTCGGTGACCGCGTTGCAGATGGCGCGAGCGTTCAGTGTGTTCGCCAATGGCGGCCTGCTGCCGACGCCGACGATCCGCGCGATCGATCCGACGGATTCAGCACATCCGCCGATCATGGAACGAGTGCTCAAGCCGGCGACCGCAGCGCGGACCCGCGAGGTGCTGCGTCGCGTCGTGACGGAAGGCACCGGCAAGAAGGCCAACAGCGACCTGTACCCGATCTTCGGCAAGACGGGCACCGCCCAGATCGCCGGCCCGCGCGGCGGATACATCCCCGACGCTTACAACGCTTCCTTCGTCTGCGGTGCGCCGGTCGATCATCCGCGCGTTGTCGTCCTCTGCGTCATTCATCATCCTGATCGCAGAAAAGGGCACTTCGGCGGCACGGTCGCGGCTCCTGCCGCCAAGCGTGTCGTGGAACAGTCGCTCATCTATCTGGGTGTCCCGCCTGTCCCCGCACAGGATGTCGAGCATACGACGCAACTGGCTGCGTGGGATTGA
- a CDS encoding LysM peptidoglycan-binding domain-containing protein, with protein sequence MARETKVGLLVGMVIILVIGIIVSDHLSVVHHQVAAPMEGFGNIAQNSVEGQPNTPTTPVAQGDQPSLGQPMPANRVVPVPMPGETINAIDRTTPQDQNNQPTTPRLADANEPPAPLAVHVVKHGDTIYRIVRTYYKNDVAWTASAKLIEDANRGSIGPKGQLRDGTKLVIPKPAVPDELKKTGLLVDADPNTSSGTDGTAPVKLVEVRKGQTLRSIAQDRLGDSRRAGELLRLNSDQLHKESDLRPGMVIRLPATTGAASNGQPVSTVLTPTIENSSAQTTIKTTDNAPARTYTVKSGDTLVSIAARQLGSAAKADDIYRLNRKTLANKNQLKVGQVLILSSASSR encoded by the coding sequence ATGGCACGCGAAACCAAGGTGGGTCTTCTGGTCGGCATGGTCATCATTCTCGTGATCGGGATCATCGTCAGTGACCACCTCTCGGTCGTGCATCATCAGGTCGCCGCGCCGATGGAAGGCTTCGGCAACATCGCGCAGAACAGCGTGGAAGGCCAGCCGAACACGCCGACGACGCCTGTCGCTCAAGGCGATCAGCCGAGCCTCGGCCAGCCGATGCCCGCCAATCGTGTCGTTCCCGTGCCGATGCCCGGCGAGACGATCAACGCCATCGACCGCACCACGCCGCAGGATCAGAACAACCAGCCCACCACGCCGCGCCTTGCCGATGCCAATGAACCGCCCGCCCCGCTGGCGGTTCACGTCGTCAAGCACGGCGACACGATCTATCGAATCGTCCGCACGTACTACAAAAACGACGTCGCCTGGACGGCCAGTGCCAAACTCATCGAAGACGCTAACCGCGGCTCCATCGGCCCCAAGGGTCAACTCCGCGACGGTACCAAACTCGTCATCCCCAAGCCGGCGGTCCCCGATGAACTCAAAAAGACCGGCCTGCTCGTGGATGCTGACCCCAATACGTCCAGCGGGACCGATGGCACCGCCCCCGTGAAACTCGTGGAGGTCCGAAAAGGTCAGACGCTTCGATCCATCGCGCAGGACCGCCTCGGCGACTCGCGCCGCGCCGGTGAACTGCTCCGGCTGAACTCCGATCAGTTGCACAAGGAAAGCGATCTGCGCCCCGGCATGGTGATCCGCCTGCCTGCGACGACAGGCGCAGCGAGCAACGGCCAGCCGGTTTCAACCGTGCTGACGCCGACGATTGAAAACTCGTCCGCGCAGACGACGATCAAGACCACCGACAACGCACCCGCCCGCACCTACACCGTCAAGTCCGGCGACACGCTCGTGAGCATCGCCGCCCGGCAACTCGGCAGTGCCGCCAAGGCCGACGACATCTACCGCCTCAACCGGAAAACGCTGGCCAACAAGAACCAGCTCAAAGTCGGTCAAGTCTTGATCCTTTCCAGCGCGTCAAGCCGATAA
- the rsmH gene encoding 16S rRNA (cytosine(1402)-N(4))-methyltransferase RsmH, translating into MTDTSDDVPTFDSPTDATAGHVAVLPAEVLDLLQPRPGQVMLDCTLGRAGHASLIAPRLEPGGRYIGLDVDPVNLEYARQVLKSSPVRVDLVKSNFAHAREALDALEIGRVDLVLADLGFASNQMADPARGFSFNLDGPLDMRLDPELTQTAADLVNNLSERELADLIYQYGEERLSRKIARKVVEERDRSPILTTQALAQVVRRAYPPLPGKKSGRFGRSRIDPATRTFMALRIAVNEELGALERLLGALPELVRPGGRVAIISFHSLEDRLVKHAFADLDRTGRARKLTRKPQTAGDAERDTNPRSRSAKLRGIEWAGDI; encoded by the coding sequence ATGACAGACACGAGCGATGATGTTCCCACCTTTGATTCACCGACGGACGCAACTGCCGGCCACGTGGCGGTGCTGCCGGCGGAGGTGCTCGACCTGCTGCAACCGCGCCCCGGTCAGGTGATGCTCGACTGCACGCTGGGGCGGGCCGGCCATGCGTCGCTGATCGCGCCTCGTCTGGAGCCGGGCGGACGGTACATCGGGCTGGATGTCGATCCGGTCAATCTGGAATATGCAAGGCAGGTGTTGAAGTCGTCGCCGGTGCGGGTCGATCTGGTCAAGTCCAATTTCGCCCACGCCCGTGAAGCACTCGACGCGCTGGAGATCGGGCGCGTGGACCTGGTGCTGGCGGACTTGGGCTTTGCCTCGAACCAGATGGCGGACCCGGCGCGGGGATTTTCCTTCAACCTCGACGGCCCGCTCGACATGCGGCTCGACCCGGAGCTGACACAGACCGCGGCTGATCTGGTGAACAACCTCAGCGAGCGCGAACTGGCGGATTTGATCTACCAATACGGCGAAGAGAGGCTGAGTCGAAAAATCGCACGAAAAGTTGTGGAAGAACGTGATCGTTCTCCGATTCTGACTACACAGGCCCTGGCGCAGGTCGTGCGCCGCGCGTATCCGCCCCTGCCCGGAAAAAAATCGGGACGATTCGGGCGGTCACGCATTGATCCGGCGACGCGGACTTTCATGGCGTTGCGGATCGCGGTGAACGAGGAGCTGGGGGCACTGGAGCGACTGCTCGGCGCTCTGCCGGAGCTGGTCAGGCCGGGTGGGCGGGTGGCGATCATCAGCTTCCATTCACTGGAAGATCGACTGGTCAAACACGCCTTTGCCGACCTCGACCGGACAGGTCGGGCGCGGAAGCTGACGCGGAAGCCGCAGACCGCCGGTGACGCTGAACGCGACACCAACCCGCGCAGCCGCTCGGCGAAGCTGCGCGGGATCGAATGGGCCGGAGATATTTAG
- a CDS encoding DUF4139 domain-containing protein, which translates to MKALFLAPLLIAAGAFAQDANKIDEKAGPSLTIYSSADPYGFDPQQYIEQARQGVPASNVPGFGVVKEIRSLNLKEGVNTLSFTDVAQFIDPTTVSFADLTAKAGTAVLEQRFQFDLVNPDKLLEKSIDSEVAVTVPAGEGKAETYTGKLMSINQGQLVLREKSGTVRILSRQGANITRTGNEVGLITRPTLQWLISSRTGGPHDIRTTYQTAGLTWKADYNLVLSDDERKADLSAWVTLLNLSGTTYQNAKLKLIAGDVQRAQNRQPQPVRMMARGGAAMADVAPGFEEKAFFEYHLYSLPRRTDITQNATQQLALFPTARDVGVEKVLVYYGQPQGAYWVFAQPYLERNLGNDSNKKVDIYFRFANTEANKMGMPLPRGKIRVYKQDDADKSLEFIGEDLIDHTPRNEKVLIRLGQAFDIVGERTQTNFTVDANGRVMTESFRIELRNAKKELPVHVVIKENLYRWTNWEIVKTTDEFAKIDARTIHFDVDVPADGKKVVEYTVKYTW; encoded by the coding sequence ATGAAAGCACTTTTTCTTGCTCCCCTGCTTATCGCCGCTGGAGCTTTCGCACAGGACGCCAACAAGATCGACGAAAAGGCAGGCCCCAGTCTGACCATCTACTCCTCAGCCGATCCTTATGGCTTCGACCCGCAGCAATACATCGAGCAGGCGCGACAGGGTGTGCCGGCATCCAATGTCCCCGGCTTCGGTGTCGTCAAGGAAATCCGATCGCTCAATCTCAAGGAAGGCGTCAACACGCTTTCGTTCACCGATGTGGCGCAGTTCATCGACCCGACGACGGTGAGCTTTGCCGACCTGACCGCCAAGGCGGGCACAGCGGTCCTTGAACAGCGGTTTCAGTTTGATCTGGTGAATCCCGACAAGCTGCTGGAAAAATCCATCGACAGTGAAGTCGCCGTCACTGTCCCGGCGGGCGAGGGGAAGGCGGAGACTTATACCGGCAAGCTCATGTCGATCAATCAGGGCCAGCTCGTGCTGCGGGAGAAAAGCGGGACGGTTCGTATCCTGTCGCGCCAGGGAGCGAACATCACGCGGACGGGCAACGAGGTTGGTCTGATTACCCGCCCGACGCTTCAGTGGCTCATCAGTTCCAGGACGGGCGGCCCGCACGACATCCGCACAACGTATCAGACAGCAGGCCTGACGTGGAAAGCGGATTACAACCTGGTGCTCAGCGATGACGAGCGCAAGGCGGACCTCAGCGCATGGGTGACGCTGCTGAATCTTTCCGGCACGACATACCAGAACGCCAAGCTCAAACTCATCGCCGGTGACGTGCAGCGGGCGCAGAACCGCCAGCCTCAACCGGTGAGGATGATGGCCCGTGGCGGTGCGGCGATGGCTGATGTCGCGCCGGGCTTCGAGGAAAAAGCCTTTTTCGAGTACCACCTCTACAGCCTTCCCCGTCGAACCGACATCACGCAGAACGCGACGCAGCAGTTGGCGTTGTTTCCGACGGCACGGGATGTGGGCGTGGAAAAAGTCCTGGTTTACTACGGCCAGCCGCAGGGCGCGTACTGGGTCTTTGCCCAGCCGTACCTGGAGCGCAATCTGGGTAACGACTCGAATAAAAAGGTGGATATCTATTTCCGCTTCGCCAACACTGAGGCGAACAAGATGGGCATGCCCTTGCCTCGCGGGAAGATTCGGGTTTACAAGCAGGACGACGCGGATAAGTCGCTGGAGTTTATCGGTGAGGATCTGATCGACCACACGCCGCGAAATGAGAAGGTGCTCATCAGGCTCGGTCAGGCGTTTGACATCGTCGGCGAGCGCACACAGACCAATTTCACCGTGGACGCCAACGGCCGCGTGATGACCGAGAGCTTCCGCATCGAGCTGCGTAACGCCAAGAAGGAATTACCTGTGCATGTGGTAATCAAGGAAAATCTATACCGCTGGACCAACTGGGAGATCGTCAAGACGACCGACGAGTTTGCGAAGATCGACGCGCGGACGATTCACTTCGATGTCGATGTGCCCGCCGACGGCAAAAAGGTCGTGGAATACACCGTCAAATACACATGGTGA
- a CDS encoding N-acetylmuramoyl-L-alanine amidase — translation MTMMTFHVTVLLALVVSLGACAAEPGTPLTRCGDEIMVCGRLFHTGTRVVLWTDQGGYDAYRVEKRFAPLDAPTTSPVDISGARYGLRHDSLTPDELQRVRGGGWDLPLLQRVVDQFVIHYDAVGNSRDCFEILQDKRGLSIHFMLDTDGTIYQTLDVKERAWHATIANDRSVGIEIAHVGAVPAGDPSVTSDMMRGMIQGQELAQSPFTDAQYRALAKLTAALCVVLPRIKCDYPRDANGQLVRHKLDDETLRNYHGLLGHYHIQTNKVDPGPAFDWDRLMRETKAAR, via the coding sequence ATGACGATGATGACTTTCCACGTCACCGTATTACTCGCCTTGGTTGTGTCACTCGGAGCCTGCGCCGCCGAACCGGGCACACCGCTGACCCGCTGCGGCGATGAGATCATGGTCTGCGGCCGACTCTTTCACACCGGTACTCGTGTCGTTCTCTGGACCGATCAGGGAGGCTATGACGCTTACCGTGTTGAAAAACGCTTCGCCCCGCTTGACGCTCCGACCACTTCGCCTGTCGATATTTCCGGTGCCCGTTACGGTCTGCGCCATGACTCGCTCACACCCGATGAACTCCAGCGCGTACGCGGCGGCGGCTGGGACCTGCCCCTGCTCCAGCGCGTGGTGGATCAGTTCGTCATTCACTACGACGCGGTCGGCAACAGCCGCGACTGTTTCGAGATCCTTCAGGACAAGCGCGGCTTGAGCATCCACTTCATGCTCGACACGGACGGCACGATCTACCAGACACTCGATGTCAAGGAACGCGCCTGGCACGCGACGATCGCCAACGACCGCTCCGTCGGCATCGAGATCGCCCACGTCGGAGCCGTTCCCGCAGGGGATCCTTCCGTCACCAGTGACATGATGCGGGGGATGATTCAGGGGCAGGAGCTGGCGCAGTCGCCGTTCACGGATGCGCAGTACCGTGCGCTGGCAAAGCTCACGGCTGCGCTTTGTGTCGTACTGCCTCGGATCAAGTGCGACTATCCGCGCGATGCGAACGGTCAACTCGTGCGGCACAAGCTCGATGACGAAACGCTGCGGAATTACCACGGACTGCTCGGCCACTATCACATTCAAACCAACAAGGTGGATCCGGGGCCGGCGTTTGACTGGGATCGGTTGATGCGTGAAACAAAGGCTGCTCGCTGA
- the hscB gene encoding Fe-S protein assembly co-chaperone HscB, with translation MSDPFSTLGIQPRFDLDEAELHRHFIQASAANHPDRFTDPLEQADAAARSATINDAYRTLHDPELRANALLDLLGGPDKSADKSLPPALLAEMLEIRERMEEAIASQDETELRELAGWAQTQRAEHLTRIAEMFVQAGTESRESRTVILQKIRLELNALRYFQRMIEQTPEESRDSSRH, from the coding sequence ATGTCTGATCCTTTTTCGACACTGGGAATCCAACCGCGTTTCGACCTTGATGAAGCAGAACTGCATCGCCACTTTATTCAGGCGTCGGCTGCGAATCATCCCGACCGATTCACCGATCCGCTCGAACAGGCCGACGCCGCCGCCCGCTCTGCGACGATCAACGATGCCTACCGCACGCTCCATGATCCGGAGCTGCGCGCCAACGCTCTGCTCGATCTTCTCGGCGGGCCGGACAAAAGCGCGGACAAATCACTACCGCCCGCCCTGCTTGCCGAGATGCTGGAAATCCGCGAACGGATGGAGGAGGCCATCGCATCCCAGGATGAAACGGAGCTGCGCGAGCTGGCCGGCTGGGCGCAGACGCAGCGGGCGGAGCATCTGACGCGGATCGCGGAAATGTTCGTCCAGGCAGGTACGGAGTCCCGTGAAAGCCGGACGGTGATTTTGCAAAAAATCCGCTTGGAGTTGAACGCGCTGCGCTATTTTCAACGCATGATCGAGCAGACACCGGAGGAAAGCCGCGACAGCTCACGGCACTGA
- a CDS encoding prepilin-type N-terminal cleavage/methylation domain-containing protein, producing MAAMRRTTGLTCGFTLVELLVVLSIIALLMALLLPSLAAAKAVAFSAKCRSNLHQNHLAFTSYAYDFRDCIPPVGTTYNYWQGTRGATWHQILGKAGYLGGMEQYVGYIQGFALGNTRFRVEECPGEKGSPKPELKGFTYYNNEHAMSSYVMHWSVSGYHYYFGYMDHLYPMWQYFRRGMNEGNPYENIRAADALMVMDGPDWGLTWLLPYVAWNLDAPGSYTGYFDYAFRHPAETSNAMYRDGHVTGIQHIVKTGKPLWKFLWKRCPNWAWQSCTPTDIWLN from the coding sequence ATGGCAGCGATGCGTCGAACAACCGGATTGACGTGCGGGTTTACGCTCGTCGAACTGCTGGTGGTGCTGAGCATCATCGCGCTGCTGATGGCTCTGCTCCTGCCGTCGCTGGCTGCCGCCAAGGCTGTGGCCTTTTCCGCCAAGTGTCGAAGCAATCTGCATCAGAATCATCTCGCGTTCACCAGCTATGCGTACGACTTCCGCGACTGCATCCCGCCGGTGGGTACCACCTACAACTACTGGCAAGGTACGCGCGGCGCGACCTGGCACCAGATCCTGGGCAAGGCGGGCTACCTCGGCGGAATGGAGCAGTACGTCGGCTACATCCAGGGATTCGCGCTTGGGAACACTCGCTTCCGCGTCGAGGAATGTCCCGGTGAAAAGGGAAGCCCAAAGCCGGAGCTTAAGGGCTTCACCTACTACAACAACGAACACGCGATGAGCAGCTACGTGATGCACTGGAGCGTCAGCGGCTACCACTACTACTTCGGATACATGGATCACCTGTACCCGATGTGGCAATACTTCCGACGCGGCATGAACGAAGGAAATCCCTACGAAAATATCCGGGCCGCCGACGCTCTGATGGTGATGGACGGCCCTGATTGGGGGCTGACCTGGCTGCTCCCCTACGTGGCGTGGAACCTCGACGCGCCGGGTTCATACACGGGATATTTCGACTACGCCTTCCGACACCCCGCGGAGACATCCAACGCCATGTACCGCGACGGCCACGTCACCGGTATTCAGCACATCGTCAAGACCGGCAAGCCTCTCTGGAAGTTCCTCTGGAAACGATGCCCGAACTGGGCCTGGCAATCCTGCACACCGACCGACATCTGGCTCAACTAA
- a CDS encoding tyrosine-type recombinase/integrase, translated as MRKLIVEMERERYGITPPKKLIAGAAKPMLDHLADFTADLRARGRNRRYVRELAYRVRGMIAACGWKLLKDVTAESFLAWRKSHPKSAKTLNDYLAAISGLLEWMKVHGRSNENPLAHVGRVDGRGKQTFERAALSVEEVWRLWYVAGPRRSLYLVVIYTTLRRNAVYELRWCDATLEGDDPGLRVRASTQKDKQERWKPLPLHVAAALQKMKPADAKPTDRIFKGILPKDGLHWFWSDLDAAGIPHVNGLGQRLDFHALRHTACTWGAATGIEGPTFQEFTGHATASMAARYTHREKLRTRGLVEEMPRVGDDDEWTLLGTPGGTPAGVASSRLVSEAVACGDTASEQNSRENKGFLRLVASAVASRRKVHLNAGDRNRTCTGCPTGT; from the coding sequence ATGCGGAAGTTGATTGTTGAGATGGAACGCGAGCGATACGGCATTACGCCTCCAAAGAAATTGATCGCCGGGGCTGCCAAGCCAATGCTCGACCACCTGGCCGACTTCACCGCTGACCTGCGGGCACGCGGTCGTAATCGCCGCTATGTCCGCGAGCTTGCGTATCGTGTGCGTGGGATGATTGCGGCCTGCGGGTGGAAACTACTCAAGGACGTTACGGCTGAATCGTTCCTCGCCTGGCGGAAGTCTCATCCTAAGTCGGCTAAGACACTCAATGACTATCTCGCGGCAATCTCCGGGCTGCTTGAATGGATGAAAGTACATGGCCGTTCGAATGAAAACCCTCTCGCACATGTCGGCCGTGTGGATGGACGCGGTAAACAGACGTTTGAACGTGCGGCTTTGAGTGTGGAAGAAGTATGGCGGTTGTGGTATGTCGCCGGGCCGCGGCGGTCGTTGTATCTCGTGGTCATCTACACCACGCTACGTCGCAACGCGGTGTATGAGCTTCGCTGGTGCGATGCGACACTCGAAGGGGATGATCCGGGTCTGCGAGTGCGGGCGAGTACGCAAAAGGACAAGCAAGAGCGGTGGAAGCCTCTGCCTCTCCATGTGGCCGCAGCATTGCAGAAGATGAAGCCAGCTGATGCAAAGCCAACGGATCGCATCTTCAAAGGCATTCTGCCGAAGGACGGGTTGCATTGGTTCTGGTCCGATCTGGACGCTGCGGGCATACCGCATGTAAACGGATTGGGGCAGCGGTTGGATTTTCACGCCTTGCGGCACACTGCCTGCACGTGGGGTGCTGCAACGGGGATTGAAGGTCCGACGTTCCAAGAGTTTACCGGCCACGCCACGGCAAGCATGGCGGCAAGATACACGCATCGGGAAAAGCTGCGTACGCGTGGGCTTGTCGAGGAGATGCCTCGTGTCGGCGACGATGACGAGTGGACCCTCCTAGGGACACCCGGAGGGACACCCGCAGGGGTCGCGTCGAGTCGTCTTGTGTCGGAAGCTGTCGCGTGCGGAGATACAGCCAGTGAACAAAACAGCCGAGAAAACAAGGGATTTTTGCGCTTGGTGGCGTCTGCTGTCGCGTCGCGGCGGAAAGTGCATTTGAATGCGGGCGACAGGAATCGAACCTGCACGGGTTGCCCCACGGGAACCTAA